TTACAGTGAGGTTACATCATACTTGAAGTTAATTAATAAGCCTTACACACTTGGCAAAAAATTGGAAGGGGTTGTTCCCTGAACAGACCAGTGTTCTGgaggcatttttggttgtcacacctTGGCCAGGAGAGGGTGGGAATGCAGGAACTACTGGTATTTAGTGGGAATAGACCAGGGATACTGCtgaacatcctgcaatgcacaggacagcctctgCAACAAGGAATCTTCCAGCCCCAAATgtaatagtgccaaggttgagaaaccctaaaATAGACCCACTAACAAAAACATGCTCCCCAGTGAGGGTGAGATGGAAGATAAAAGTCTGTCATCTGCTGTTCTTTAGGCCTATTCACATCTCCTACAATGTGATCCTCTAGCTATTTTGTGTGATTCCagagtttaaaaatacatagccCCTTAAGGTGAGTCATCTACTAGGTGAATAATTTAATGGATTTTCTAGGGTAGTGTTAACTATATGTACTAATTTTATATTGCCAATTTATCTTACGCCTTAATGTTTGAGTCTAATCCCTGGATAAGATGTGACTTCACTGTTGTGCTGAAGTTAGAAAAAGAGCATAGATTGATGCAGTGCTTGCAGTCATTatagtgttttcctttttctctcctttcatcaGCCCATATCTGTTTTTATTAGGGACTTAATAGGGCTAGAGCTAGAAAGTGACCAATGGAGATAGAACACCTAAGCAGGTTTATAATCTGGCTAGGAAGATAGgtgcaaaagagaaaaaacagtacAGGGTAGCTTATGCTGAGTACTTGCAGCCAGTAAGTGCAATAAAAGTTTGAGAAAGCACTCATTAAGGACTGGGAGGCTAAGAGAGACCCTACAGAAGGTAATCCAGCTTCTGGTGCTACACTTGGGCAAAGGCATAAGTATTGTAGAAGGAGCACCCTGATTAATAGTGTTTTAATAACCAATGATCATTTGTCATGAATGGAGATTCTATCTCATACTATGAATTTCTCAAATATGAGTTGGAAACTTATATTGAAATCACTTTTCTCTCCACAGTCTCACACCATTTTGCTGGTACAGCCTACCAAGAGGCCAGAAGGCAGGACTTATGCTGACTATGAATCTGTGAATGAATGCATGGAAGGTAAGTTTAAACACTAGTCGAGGGGTAGAAATCTTTGCGTTTGTTTCGGGGGTGGAGgggtgttggggggtggggggggctggaCTGTAGAGACTCCCCATTCCCACGCTAGCATCCACACTGGCTTGTTGACGCTGGCCCAGGGTGAGAGTGGTAAGTACTGCAACTCTCAGgtgtcttgggtttgttttttcctCCAGATTTCTTGCATTGTTAATTTGAGCAAGAAAAGTAGATATTTAGGACcgtatttgttgaatatttgaaatatatattatatatactgtcTTTATCTGTTGCAAATAttactttacctttttttaatCAAGCTCATTATATAATGACTTTCCCAAGCCTCTGATTGTTATGTAAATGTTCTGTTATTTGTTATGTTATTTTGTCACTgtgttatgtaaatattttacaggTATTCCTTATATATATTGTGGTTAAACTCAAGCACTATAGAGTTGTTAAGGCAGGCCCGAGGAACCTAATAGTGCCTACAGAACCTAATGGTCTgcttattaaacaaataaatgttaaaagctGGTCCATCAGaatgttaaaaagtaaaaaattagctCAGTGAATAAAGGCAAATGGAACCAAATCAGTATACTTTCGTGTACATTTGATAAGCTGGCACCACCCTGAAGGGAAGTATTAGCCCTCAGTAAACCATTAGATGAGAGCACGTAGATTGGATCATCACAAATTTGATTCATCTTCACATTTAATCATTATATCAAGTAAACCACCCTGCACCCTGTCTAGCAAATTACACATTCTTCACTTCCTATAAAGATTTTATAGGAAGGTGTTTTTGCTGCTGGCATGTCCCTGAATTTGTTGATTATCTGGCGCTAACAGCGTTAGACTTAAAATCTCTTCATTTAAAACCAACAGTGGGTAGACCTGTGCGGGGAAGAAAGCTACTTCTAGTAATTAGAGACAGCTTCTAAGCTTTCCTGATCCTGCCATCAGATTCTGCTCTAGAAGAGCAAGGCTCTTGTTCTTTTCTCAGGTCCCTTCCTCTGCTGATATCCTTACTTGCCATTAAGGTAGACTTTGTACATACACTGTCTTTTTAATGAATACACTTTAtttctagagcagttttaggtttaaagaaaaattgaacaggaagtacagagagttcccatatacttcTCCCTAaccccagtttcccctattaataAATCTTGCATTGGTATgctacatttgttacagttgatgaaccagtattgataaattattattaaagtccatagtttacattagagttcgTTCTTTGTGTTGTGCAGTTCCGTGGGTTTTGCCAAATGCGTAAtgtcatgtatctaccattacagtatcataaaaTAGGCTCACTGTCCtgaaaatcccctgtgctccacctattcgtCCCTCTTCACCCCATCCCTGCCgcctggcaaccactggtctcCCTGCTGCCTCCATTGTTTTTGCTTCATCATAGAACTGGAATCATTGCCATATGTAGCCCTTTCAGActagcttttttcacttagcagtatgtatttaaggttcttccatgtcttcttgtggcttgatagctctttttttttcttttcttttaaaattagaaatggtggtttgttttccattttaaaagttaaaatggaAATACTGGAATCAGTTCTCACATGGTGGTTGCCAAatggtaattttctttcttatttttcttcgtTATAGTAGTTAATATTCCTCTGGAATACAGAGCTTTCCCTCCCCGcatcccttttttaaaattaatagatttaatttttttagagtagtttcaggtttacaggaAAATTGGTTAGAAGGTACAGTTCTAACACACCCCTGcttccttcccaccccctcccagtTTTCCTATTATTTATATCCTGTATTAGtttgatacatttgttacaattgtaGAATCAATACTGATACATTAATAactaaagtctatagtttacattaaTGTTTGCTTTGAACATTCTGTGGATTTTGACATGTGTAATGACTATTTActaccctaaaaatcccctgtgctccacctacTCATCCATCTCTCCCCCCAAACCtttggcaaccattgatctttatAATATCTCCATAGTTTcactttttccagaatgttgtaTGGTTGGAATTATaatatgtagctttttcagatcGGCTCTCTCACCTAGCAATATGCTTTTAAGGTTTCTCCATGCTTTTCGTGGCCTGAtagctcatttcattttattgctgaataatagtccattgtatggatataccacagtttggtTATCCATCACCTATtaaaggatatcttggttgcttccaagcttTGgcaatgaataaagctgctataaacattactgtgttggtttttgtgtggacctgagctttcaactcctttgggtaaatactgaGGAGTATGATTGTTGGATCCTATAGTAAGGCTgcatttagctttgtaagaaactgacaATCTGTCTTCAGATGTGGCtatatcattttgcattctcaccagcagtgaatgagagctCCTGTggcagcatttggtattgtcagtgtttgggatttttttgccATTGTAATAGAtgtatagtgatatctcattattttaatttgcaatttcctcATGtcgtgatgttgggcatcttttcataacgcttattttccttctgtatatcttctctggtgaggtatctgttcaaatcttttgcccattttttttaattgagttgtttgttttcttattgttgaattttaggagttctttgtatatttttgataacagtcctttatcagatatatgttttgcaaagattttctcctagtctgtggcttgtcttttcactttcttgatagtgtcctttgacaTACAAAaggtttaaattttgatgaagtccaacttatctaaGAAGCCTTTGCCTTATCCAAAGTCAAAAGGATTTGtgtctatattttcttccaagggttttatagttttgaCTCTTACATTTAAACCCCTGGGCCATTTTGAGTGAATATTTATACATGGTGTGAGATGGGTCCAAgttctttcttttgcatgtgaatgtacAGTTGTCCTAGCACCGTTTGTTAATAAAACTACTCTTTGTCCATTGGATTGTCTTGGTCTCCTTGTCGAAAAgcagttgaccatagatgtgagGGTTTATCTGTGGACTCTTGCTTCTATTCCATTAATCTGTGTGCCTGTCTTTATGCATAagcagtaccacactgtcttgattactgtagttttgtaataagttttggaatcaggaaatgtgagtcttccaactttgttctttttcaatattgttgaCTATCCTGGACCCCTGTATTTCTGTATCAAATTTAGGATCAGCTTCTCAGTTTCTGCAAAAGTACCTTGGATTTTGATATGGATTGTGTTAAATTTATAGATCATTTGGGGGAGTATGACCATCTTAATATTGAATCACCCATTCCATGAACATGAGATagcattccatttatttaaatctttactttcagtgacattttacagttttcagtgtgtgtcttgtgtcttttttattaaatttattcataagaattcttttttgatgctatttgtttcattttcagattattGTTGGGGTATAGaagtattgatttttgtatattgatcttatatcatGCAATCTTTTGCTgtactcatttattagttctaatagtttgtGTTTTGTAGTTTCCTTAAGATATTCTGTATGTAAGATCGTGTCATTTGTGAATAGAGATAGGtacacttcttcctttccaatctgaatgcttgttatttcttttccttgccaaaTCAACCTGACTAGAACctccaatacaatgttgaataagagtggcaagagcaGATATTCTAGTGTTCTTCTCATCTGAGTGGGaaggcattcagtctttcaccgcTAAATATGATGGTAACTGTGGGTCAGTGCTACAATGAAATTTCCTTCATTGTGAAAGGTTTTTACTTCCTTTCCATTTCACCCTTTCTGTTCAGGAACTTATGAGTGATGTTTCTGATCACAGTGTGTGTACCAGTACCAATCAAAAACCCTtactaagggacttccctggtggcgcagtggataagactccgtgttcccaatgcagggggcctgggttcgatccctggtcagggaactaagtgcCACAAGCTGTGtgcggtacagccaaaaaaaaaaaagttttttttttttttttttttttttttcttctttttgcggtatgtgggcctctcactgttgtggcctctcccgttgcggagcacaggctccagacgcgcaggcccagcggccatggctcacgggcccagccgctccgcggcatatgggatcctcccagaccggggcacgaacccgtatcccctgcatcggcaggcggactcttaaccactgcgccaccagggaggccccaaaaagTTTTATTATTAAGGCACAAAATACCAACATTCTGgtgaatttataaaatttttaaaaatttgctagtGGCAACAGTGAAAGCAAAGGTGATCAACTTACTGTTCTTTTCCCAGCccaactttataaaaataaatatgatattaGCATATAACACCACTCATACCTAAAATTCATACAATTGTAAGATCTTGGTCTTCCCCTCCCTCTTAGGTGTTTGTAAAATGTATGAAGAACATCTGAAGAGAATGAATCCCAACAGCCCCTCTATCACATATGACATCAGTCAGTTATTTGACTTCATTGATGACCTGGCAGACCTCAGCTGCCTTGTGTAAGTATTAGCCACCATATCTCTTAAATTGTAGTtttctattgtttgtttgtttgaggcgATTTATGGTATTGGGAACTCACTCTGCCTGACACTGATCGTTGTGTTTTGCTTACTATGTATTAATTAATATTTCTTCTGCATGTGGCTCATCAATTAAGTTGTCAACATAAAGCTAAAGGCACAGGAAAATCTTAAGAACTTTGCTAATTGATGCAGTTAGTATGCATCAACTTTGAACTGAGAACTTTGTTCCTTAAACT
This sequence is a window from Mesoplodon densirostris isolate mMesDen1 chromosome 4, mMesDen1 primary haplotype, whole genome shotgun sequence. Protein-coding genes within it:
- the ERH gene encoding enhancer of rudimentary homolog, which gives rise to MSHTILLVQPTKRPEGRTYADYESVNECMEGVCKMYEEHLKRMNPNSPSITYDISQLFDFIDDLADLSCLVYRADTQTYQPYNKDWIKEKIYVLLRRQAQQAGK